The window GTGAGTTCAAAGTTTGCCTTCTTTTTTCAACTCGGCTTGAATCTCCCGATAGTCCCGAAAATGGGTCTCGCCTTTTGCTGCAGTGTCCATGTCTAAAATGTCTTCTAAATCTTCAAGGTGCTGCATGAGAAGGCGGTACTCCGGCATCGACAGGACAGCAGCGGTTTTTTCACCTTTATGGTTGACAAGATATTGCGGATTGATATTAAGCATAAATATTCTCCTATCCAAGTCTTTAGGTTTCTGGATTTCCTATGTTAGTATAGCATATTGTCGGAACGTTGTCAAAGGCATTTTGGGAGAACACTCTGACGAAATTCAAGGTCTTGTTTAAGTGTAGTAAAGGAACAAAGTTGATGGCAATTATGGAGAAATATGACAGATCTATAGGTTTAATCTAACTTACGCGCTGATGCTCAGGGGTTGAGCAGTGGTTCATAACTATTGGTGTGTTCATGAATTCGTTGGCGTTCGCGATTGACATCCGGATCTGCACGGCGGGGGATACCGGTGATTGCATCGACAGATTCGTCCGCCTTGAAACGTAGATAGAGTTTTTGTGATTGGGCGGCGAGCGACGGGTTCTTGAGCGCACGGTAACACCGCATCATGTTGTAGTGTGCGTCCAAATCTTCTGGATCCACAGTGAGCGTCTTCTGGAATTCAGCCAGCGCGGTTTCGTAGTTGCGTTTTAGGAAGTGCATACGTCCAAGTTTGTTCCGGACACGTGTGTCGCGTGGGAATTGCGCAGCAGCGTGTTGGAGATGCTCAATCGCTGTATCGTAATTGCCGTCCGCTTCTTGAACGAGGGCGTAAAAGTAGTGGACTTTTGCGCGATGCGGGTTTTCAGGGGATAGCGTCTTCTGAATCTCAAATGCCTTTTCGAGCATCGCTTCCGCGCCTTGCATGTCTCCTTCCTCAATTCGGGCTCTTGCTACGTTTACCCACCCATCGAGATATGTTGGCTCTATTTCGGTTACCTTCAAGAAAGCAGTCTCCGCGGCTTTCAGGTCGCCTTGCAGGAGAAGCCCGATGCCGTAGTCGTTCCACCGTTCACGAATGTTCTCAGATTTTGACGGTAACGCAGTTGCTTCTACGGCTTGGGTTGACGGCACACGAAGTGTGCCTACTACTTTTAAGGTTGTTTTGGCGGATGCCATTTCGATGATCGGTAGGTTCGGGATCGCCTTGATTTTCCCAGCGACATCTGAGGTATCACCTGTCCAAACCCATTTGCCGTCATCGTAGCCTTTATCTACCTGAAAATCCGTGTCCTCTGGGTCACGCACACCGGCGTAAGCCCACTGTGTGTGCCACCAATTGAATTTGCGGTAGTTGAGTTTCGCCTCCAGTGTGAGACGGTCCCCACAATCGGGTGGGATTTCGAGCCGGTAGCGGACGGTATCGGCGGCACCGGGTGGAATTGTGTTTGAATAGAGCACAGTTCGCATTGCCCAAGCGTTTCGTTTATTAATCAGGTTTCCGTGTGCATCAAGCATATAGGCGCGATAAAAATGCGCGCTCGGATCGACCGGTCCGTTTCCATCGGGCGCAGCGATTCTGCCGTTCCAGAAAACGATTTTTCCGTTTTCATCGGTTGCTTTTACCTCCAGCCAGATGTCGAAGGCATCGATCGTGCCAGTCGGGAAACGGTGTCCAACACCTCGTGTGCGTACGACGACATCAATCCGTGTGTCTTTACCTCGTGCGATTTCAGTTCCACTGCTTGGAATCGGTGTGCCGTCTTTGAAGAGATCCAACGTTACTACTTTATTCTCCAAGAACTCTGTTACAATTTTGAGTTGCTCTGGATGCTGATTTACAAAGGGCAGTGCTGTGTTTGCAGCGGGGAAGCGGTGGTTATGAACCTTGCCATTGATATTTCCTGCATCTGTAGAGTCAACGAGCGGCATGTGACAATCGACGCACTTTTTCGCCGTTTCGGGATAGTAGAAGGACAACGCGCCTTGGTGGGAGACCCCGCTTTTCTGCCACTGGTCATAGTCGTTGAAGCCGCGTACCCATCGAAAATTGTTGACCGGTTCGTCCAGATGCACTTTATGACAGGTTGAACAGAACTCAGCCGTGTTTTCACGATGGAAGGGTTTGAGGAAACTCTTTTTATGCGGTTCTGGATCAAGCCGGATGAGGTAGTTATGCAGATTGCGGATGATAGGATTCTCACTGGCAGCGATGTCGTGCAGTGGGGGATATTTAATCACGTACCCGCTGTTCCCCATTGTGTCTTTAACTTTTTCGATGGAGTGGCACGCCGTACAGGCGAGTCCTGCTTGCGCTGCTGGGGTATGGAGGTTTTCACGAATGGGTCTGTCCATCACGCCGTTAAGTAGAATTGCTGGATCGTGACACCCACCGCACCACTTAGAGGGTTGAATGCCGTTGACCTCCTGCATATAGACGATTGATTTACGATACCATTGGTTATTGAAGGAGGAGAAGTGATGAGCGGATTCGTTCCACTGCCGATAGATGTCTGGATGGCATCCCTTGGTGGCGCAGGTCTCCGATGTAAGAAAGAAATCGGTTGGAATCAGGGCACCCGTCTCTGTTTCGACGGATGCGGGAAAGAAGTGACCAGTCGTGCCGCCGCCCTCCTCGTACATACTTGTCGGAGGGAGTGCCGGATTTTCGACGAGATAGGTTTCGTTTGGTAGATAGTGTTGTGTAAGTTTCGCACCTATCGGGAAAAGGACGACAACAACCAGCACACCGATGTTTATTTTTTTTAGCAATGGCGTGAGGAAGGCATGATCTCTCAATAAGTGAATGCTGAGGAGAATACTACCCGCGCTTATACTGACGATATGTGTGATGAGTAACCACCGATAGGGGGTTATCGCACCGACGATCATCAGATAGCCACCACTGATAATGCCAACAACTATACCGATACTCCCTACTTGTCCAAGTCTTGAGATTCGCTTCAATTGTCGGTAGAGGTAGATACTGAACGGAATTATTAGAAGGACACCAAGTCCAACGTGGAGTAGAACGTTGGAGATGTAAAAGAGCGTCGGTTCACCGAAGCTAAACAGATACGCGCTGTTAAGCAGCAAAATGAGGAAGACACAGAAGAAAATTTTTCGCATTTTTTAAGTTGTAGTACACTGCTATAGCTGCTTGGCTGAGTAGGTTATTGACCCTTGATGGAGTCTGTAGGTCGCGGGAGTAGCTCTCCGTATTGTTTGAGGAATTCTTCTTTGGACAATGTCTGACGGTTCACCCGAACCATTGCACCATCGGGAAGATCAACGGTGAATGTTTCTGGCGGTATGGTGTGATTCACTTTGAAATCCTTTACCTCCAGCGTCTGCCGGGAAATTATAGGGTATGTCGCTTGAAAATCGAGCCAAGCATATTCATTAAGGACTGATTTGGGGAACCAGATTTCTCCGAGTTGCTGATAGGAGACTGTTGTGCGATCAATAGTGAGTGCCTCCATCGGAATATCACTGTCCAGAGCATCTACAGGACGCGGGAATTGGCTTTCATGTTTGAGGTATCGAAACCCTCGCTCGGGTGCGATCCAAATCTTTTCAGACATCTCCCCCTGTTTTGCCTCCAAGACGTAACATAGCGTCCCGTTGATAAGTTCACGTCCAGTAATATGAAAGTTCTCGCTCTTAAGATAGGTCGCTAAATCTTTGTGTCCCAAGGTGAGCCAGTGTCTTGGATCCATTGGTGATTTAATTAGAACAGGTGCCTGTGGTCCCGGATTAAAGTAGTAATTAGGGTGCCTTTTGGCGTGCGGATCAATTTCCCAATATGCCATTGGTGTAAGTATTACAGTTGTTCTCGGTGAATCGAAGCGAGTATTTTCTGAGTCAAAAGTGATACGCTCCTTAGAAATATGGAGATCATCATCGAAGGGAGGTTGCCCATCAGTATAAATCACTTCCCCTTCACCAGATTTGAGCAGTGCATGGTGATGTTTGATGGCTGCTAAAAGTGCCTCAAAATCAAGTGCATCTTCTGCTATGTCTTGTGACGGTGTTTCCTGTGCGAATGCTATCGTGAAACATGCAAGAAAAACGAAGCAGGGAAGTAGGAAACGATTCGGTTTCATATTTAAAACGAACATTGTTTTGCTCCTAATTTTTCTTAAGTAGGGTTTATGGAGATGCTTCGCCGGGTTCAACTCGCATCGGTAAGGGTTCCATCAGTTCATATATCCATCCGCCGGGGAGTATTGGATCTCCCTCCACACCTGTTACTCTCAAAAAAGATCTATATCTCAGAATTTTTCCGGTGTGAGCGACATCATTGAATAACCGCTTTACCTCTTGCCATGTCTCATCGCGCCAAGCGGCAATCTCGGGTGACTTCCCTGCCATTCCATCTGTACTTCGTAGTTCGGTGTAGAGTTCCACCGCTTTGGTTAAGTTCGTGTGAATTTCCTCCTCAAGCACCGGAATTTTTTCTTCAATTTCAGCGAGTGTCAATCCAAAGAACCGTTCTTCTTCAGACGTAGTATCGGTTTCGGTTTCTACATCAACGGATAGCGTGTTTTCTTCGGTCTGCACTTCCACTTCAGAAAATTGTGTATCTTCCGATGTGAAATCTCCAGAATCTATAGATACATCGGAATCCGTAGGTGTAGAAACGATCTGTGTTTTATCAATGTCTTGGTTCGTTCGCGCCTTTTGTTTGTCTGCAGACTGGGTCTTAGCGCGCTTCGCTGGCACGGCAGTTTTATAGATCTTTATCGTTTCTTGCGGCTGATTTGCTCTGTGGACCAGAACGCCAAAGAGGACCACCACGCAAAGCAATACGCCTCCCCAAAATAGTTTCGATTTAAACATGATAAAATGCTCCTCAGTTATTACAGCGATAAATTCTGATTTGATAGCAGAATTTGGGTGTGGGTAGGAGCTGGAGTTATTCTACTAAACAACTCCAGCAAAGTCAAGACGAAAACGACACAGTATCATTAACATGAACAGTCAGATTTCCTACTGCTGCGCGTAGCGTTTGAGGAATTCCTGTTTGGTCAATGCCTTACTAATTCCATCCACTTTAATCGTGGCATCGTCAGGAAGGTCAACAGTGAATGTCTCTGGTGGTATGTCATGATTGATTTTGAAATTCTTTATCTCCAACCTCTGTCCCGAAATTATAGGATCCACTGGCTTAAAGTCGAGCCAAGCGTATTCACTAAAGACTGACTCAGGGAACCATATCTCTCCAAATTGCTGATAGGAAACTATCGTGCGAATGATGGTGAGTGCTTCCATGGGAATATCGCTGTCCAGGGCATCTACGGGACGCGGGAATTGGCTTTCACGTTTTAGATATTGAAATCCGCGTTCGGGTGCGATCCAAATCTTTTCAGTTCTATCTCCGCTTTTGGCTTCCAAAACATAACATAGAATATTTTTGAATCCCTCGCGTCCTATGATTTGGAAGTTTTTTCTTCTCAGATAGGTTGCTAAATCTTTGCTTCTCAAGGTGAGCCATCGTCTCGGATCTACATCGTGATAAGGATTGATGAGTCGAGGTTCTTCTGTACTAAAGAGGTAGTCGGAATTTCTATGTTTGTGAGAAATAATTTCCCATGATCCGATCGGCGTAAGGATAGTCGTTTTTCCTTGTGGATGGAAAGGTGTCTCCTCTGAATCGAAACGTGTTTTCTCCCTATTGAAGATGATGGTACCAGTAACAATACGGGTGTCAGTGTCAACGAACGGAGGTACCCCAAGCGTGTAAACAACTTCCCCTTCACCAGATTTAAGCAGAGCATGATGATGTTTGATAGCTGCTAAAAGTGCCTCAAAATCAAGTTCACTTTCTGCTGTGTCTTGTGACGGTGTTCCCTGGGCAAATGCTATTGTGAAACACGCGAGAAAGACAAAGCAGGAAAGTAAGAAACGATTCGGTTTCATATTTAAAAGGGACACAGTTTTTCTCCTAAGTTTAGTTTTCATTGAGGGAATTCTTAGCATCGTCTTGCTTAGAGGGTATATCAGATGCGTTACCCGGTTCAACCCCCATTGGCAAAGGTTCCATCAGTTCATATATCCATCCGCCGGGGAGTATTGGATCTTCCTCCACACCTGTTACCTTCAAAAAAGATCTATATCTCAGAATTTTTCCGGTATAAGCGACATCTTGGAACAACCGCTTCACCTCTTGCCATGTTTCATCGCGCCAAGCGGCAATCTCGGTTGATATCCCTGCCATTCCATCTGTGCTTCGCAGCTTAGTGTAGAGTTCTACCGCCTTGGTGAGATTGGTTCGGATTTCCTCCTCAAGCTCAGGGATTTTCTCTTCAATTTCAGCAAGTGTTAATCCGAAGAACCGTTTTTCAGATTGAGGAATGCTTGGATTTTCAGAATCAGCGGACACATTCGTGCTATTGTTCTTACCGCGGATAACAGGTCGTCCGATCTGATTTCGTAGTGCCAATTTTGCATCAATATCAAGGACGATGGGGGCATCAACAATTTCAATTGTGGGTTCGGATTGTGCCTCGAAACTATACGGTCTCTGGTAGTGAGCAAGGTATTGATTGCCGACACCCAGTGCCAACATAACCAAAATAGCAGCCGTGCCAAAAGCCGCCCACGGCACCAGGGGTTTCCCAATTGGGGGCGGGGATATTGGTTTGATGTTGGCAACTTGTCGGCTGATGCTCTCCATTAGATGAGTCGGTAATTGGAGGCTACCGAGTATCTCCTGAATCAAGAGTTCTTCCCTTTCCTGTAAACGCTTTCGCGCCCGACGAAGCCGACTGTTAATCGTGTTCATTGATACACCTAAAAACTTGCCAATCTCTTTCGGTTTCATTTCGCCAAGATAATAAAGGGTCACTACCGTGCGTTCGCTCTCTGGCAGCCTTTTCAGAAGTTTTTTGACGATTTCGTGACGGTGCTCGGTAGTTTCTGTTTCTCGTTGCTCCGATACATGATGTGTGTAAGAGGATTGGTCTATTTCTCTCACAGGTGTATCCTCCAGCGATTGTATCGCGGGTTTCTTTTTTTGAATCCATCTGTTGCAAAGATTGTTTGCAATGACATAAAGCCATCCAGCGAACTGATTGGGATTTTTCAGCGTCGCAAGGTTCTTGTATGCCTGAAGGAAGGTATCTTGCGTAATTTCTTCAGCGAAGTGGAAATCACCAATCCTGCGCCACGCAAGCGCGTGGACACCCTTTTGGTACTTTCCGACTAAGGTAGTGAACGCCTCGTCGTCACCTGACAAGATTCTCCGAATTAGTTGAACGTCGTCTTTTTCCATCAGGATTCTCCATCATTATTGATGAAAGAGTTGATTGTGCGTATATTCTTATCACTTGGGTAGGCGCGGCACTAAAACAGATGCGGTTCTTTAATACCGAACTATGCATGCTACCCTCTTTAATTATTAAAGATACAATTTAGGGGCAGAAAATGTGCATAATTTTTAGGAAGGACGGAATTTTATAGTAAAACCCGAAGATATATAGGCAGTCGGTCAGCAAACGAACCCCACCGCCGCTGGCGAGGATTGTATCCTCGCCTCCCCGCAATATCTACGTAATTATGGGTTTTACTATAATCTGAGAATTGGGACTTGTTGTGCGAATGATAAGTTGTCGTATAAAATTCGTATACAAGGATTGCTGAATTTACTTGTGAAATGGTTGTCTTTATCCGGCAGTGTAACCGCCATCAATCGGTAAGGCAATCCCTGTAACGAACGCGGATTCGTCGGAAGCGAGATATAGGGCACCGAAGGCAATCTCTTCGGGCTGGGCGAGGCGCCGCATCGGATGCTTGTCGGCGAGGTCCTGATATTCCGCTGGTGTTTTGATGACACCGGCGACTAACGGTGTTTCAACGAAACCGGGACAGATACAGTTGACTCGGATATTGTCCTCTGCGTAGTCGAGTGCCATCCCGCGGGTGAGGTTTGTCACGCCACCTTTGGAGGCGACATACGCCGCTCGAACATCCGCGCCGACAAGTCCGTAGATGGAGGACAGGTTGATAATGGAACCACCGCCGTTTTTCTGCATGGCAGGGATCGCTGCCTTGGCACAGAGGTAGACACCGGTGAGATTGACATCTAAACAACGGTGCCAGTCCGCTTCCGGCAGATCGCCAACGGGGAGTCGCATTGCGATTCCGGCACTGCTCAACAGAATATCCAATTTTCCGTATCTGCTGACGGTTTCCTGTACCATCCGTTCGGTATGGTCTGAAATTGTCACGTCGGTTTGGACATAAATCGCTTCGTTGCCCGCATCTCGGATGGTAGCAACAGTCTGGTTCGCGCCGTCTTCGTCGATGTCCGCGACGACTACTTTTGCGCCGTGTTCGGCAAACAGGATTGCTGTGGCTTTTCCAATGCCGGATGCGGCACCTGTCGTGATGGCTACTTTATCTTTGAGTCGCATTTTCAAAGCCCTTTTCCGTCCATTCGGCGGGATTCACTTCTGGTTCACCGATTTGGTTTCTGAGCACGCCGATGTTTTCGACTTCAAGTTCAATCACATCACCCGGTTGAATCCAGCGATCAAGTTCCCACCCACATCCTTTTCCAACAGTACCGGAGCCTAAAAACTCGCCTGGATGGAGCGTCTCTGATTGCGAAACAAACGAAATCATCTCAGCGAAGGAGTAATACATATCCGATGTACTTCCGTCTGCCCAGACCTCGCCATTGATTCTGGCAATCATTCGGAGGTTGTACGGGTCATCAATTTCATCTGGTGTAACGAGACAGGGCCCCATGATATTGCTGTTATCAAAGTCCTTTCCTTTGGCGGGACCGAGTGCCAACGTCATGTGCCGGAATTGGATGTCACGAGCACTAATATCGTTGTAAACGGTATAGCCAGCGATGTATTCCGGAGCTTCTTCTATTGAGATATTTTTCCCAGTTTTGCCGATATAGACCCCCCACTCCAGTTCAAAATCGAGTTTCTCGGTATAGTTGGGCCACGTAACGAGAGCTTCGTGCCCTGCGATAGAAGATGGGCTTGTGCTGCCGCGATAGTAATTGGGCAGTTTAAACCACTCTTGCGAGATTTCTTTACCGGTAATGCGTGAGGCGGCATCCATGTGGGTTTTGAATACACCGAAGTCTCGCAAGCTTGCCGGACGCGGGAACGGCGCGAGCAGCTGCACGTCGGCAACAGAGAAGATACTGTCGGAGGTATCAGCACTGTTAGCAGCCTGATCGATATGTTTTTGTGCGTCAGCGATGCAATTCTGTTCAAAGAACTGGATCATGTCTGGGGCAACTGCCGTGAGGTCAACGATTTGGTCGCCGGTAATCCACGCACCGAGTCTTGGTGCGCTATCTGTCGATTTGGTTTGAAAGGTAACAAGTCTCATAAGTCTTCTTTTTTGAGGATTGTGCCTCCCTGTTCAAATGGTTTCGTAGTGTTGATTATACGATGAATGCATTTAGAAATCAATATTTTTAAATTTTGTCTTGTATACGCGATAGCGATGTGGCATAATTAGTGCTATATGTTTGCCGACGTTCGCGGGGCATTTCTGTTGTGGACACGCTGAAATAAGAAAGGGGACGAGCATGGTTACCCGACAAGAGATTCAATCGACCTGTGATGACATCGTGCGCGAATTCGCGCCTTTGCAGGTTGTTCTTTTTGGTTCTTATGCGTACGGCACGCCCACGGAGTCCTCCGATGTCGATTTACTGGTAGTCATGCCGGTGCCGAAATCGGAAACCCGCCAGCGAGAGACAGAAATTCGGAAGCGTCTCGCGCGTCCTTTCCGTCTACATGTGCTTGTGCATTCGCCTGAAGACCTGGCATATCGTCTCGTGTATAACGATTGGTTTCTCCGAGAGATCACTGAAAAAGGCGAGGTGCTTTATGAAACTGCTAATTTTTTCTTGAAACCTGTAAAGAAGGAAAAACACGCGATGAATCCGTTGACAGAGGAATGGGTGGAGAAAGCTGAAGGTGATTACTCTGTGGCGCAGCAAGTGCTTCAAGGACAAAATCCAGTAAATGATGCTATCTGTTTCCATGCACAGCAATGTATTGAAAAGTATCTAAAGGCGTGGCTTCAAGAGGCGAACATCCCGTTTCCAAGGACCCACGATTTACAAGAGTTATTGAATCTGATAGTCCCGGCTCTTCCTGCTTGGGATGCTTGGCGAGAAGATTTTTCAAAGTTGTCGGAACATGCGGTTGATCCGCGCTATCCTGGGAAATTCGCGACCACGGACGAAACCGCACACGCGATGCGTATCTGCGATGAAGTTCGGCGAGCCGTTCGCGAGCAATTGAAACTACCGCTTGATATACCGGATAACTAAGAAAACTTCAGCTTTGTTCATGGTTGTAGAAAGAAGCGCGTTATACCGTTAAGGAGAGGAACAGTTCCTCCAGAGACATTTCGGTTGTGTGCATTTCAAGCAGCTGCCATCCACGTCCAACAATGGTCTCTGCAACATCTGCGCGAATGTCGGTTGCCAGTGTATAGTGAAGATGGAAGGTGATCGAGGTATCTGTACTTGCAGAGCGTTGCTCAACTTCAATCACGTTCTCGATGTTCTTAAGTGCTGCCGATATATCCTCTGCTGGTGCCCCTGCTACCTCAAGCGCGAGAATTGAGGAGGCGGGTTGTAAATCCTCTGTACTGCTGTCAGGCACATCGCTTTGTCTGGATACAGCACGCCCATCTTTCAACTGGACATCCCCGGTAATTTTGCCCCGGCTGATGATAATCAACCGTTCACATGTAAGACTGGCTTCGGGTAAAATGTGGGTGCTGAACAGAATGGTCCGTTCCTTGCCGAGTGCCTTGATTAATTCTCGGATTTCGACAATCTGTCGCGGATCCAATCCAGAGGTGGGTTCATCGAGGATTAAAACGTCTGGCTCATGGATGAGTGCTTGTGCCAAACCGACACGCTGCCGGAAACCGCGGGACAATTGCCCGATGATCTGATGTCGGCGTTCGGTGAGTCCACACGCCTCAATGGCGTTATCGAGCTGCGCTTTGATGTTCCCGCGTGGCACGCTGCGGATCTTTGCCATATAGGTCAGATACTTCGTCACTGTCATTTCTGGATAGAGTGGTACGTTTTCGGGAAGGTATCCGATGCGTTTCCGAACCTCTCGTGACGCTTTGAAAACGTCGTATCCAGCGACGGTAACGCGTCCGCTACTTGCAGGCATAAAACAGGTGAGGATCCGCATCGTTGTTGTTTTCCCTGCGCCGTTGGGACCGAGGAAGCCAACGATTTGTCCCTTGTCTACCTGAAAGGAGATGTCCCTGAGTGCTTGGAAGGGACCGTAGTTTTTTGTGATATTTTGAACTTCAATCATTTTTTTAACCTGACCCTGAC is drawn from Candidatus Poribacteria bacterium and contains these coding sequences:
- a CDS encoding HEPN domain-containing protein, which encodes MVTRQEIQSTCDDIVREFAPLQVVLFGSYAYGTPTESSDVDLLVVMPVPKSETRQRETEIRKRLARPFRLHVLVHSPEDLAYRLVYNDWFLREITEKGEVLYETANFFLKPVKKEKHAMNPLTEEWVEKAEGDYSVAQQVLQGQNPVNDAICFHAQQCIEKYLKAWLQEANIPFPRTHDLQELLNLIVPALPAWDAWREDFSKLSEHAVDPRYPGKFATTDETAHAMRICDEVRRAVREQLKLPLDIPDN
- a CDS encoding tetratricopeptide repeat protein: MRKIFFCVFLILLLNSAYLFSFGEPTLFYISNVLLHVGLGVLLIIPFSIYLYRQLKRISRLGQVGSIGIVVGIISGGYLMIVGAITPYRWLLITHIVSISAGSILLSIHLLRDHAFLTPLLKKINIGVLVVVVLFPIGAKLTQHYLPNETYLVENPALPPTSMYEEGGGTTGHFFPASVETETGALIPTDFFLTSETCATKGCHPDIYRQWNESAHHFSSFNNQWYRKSIVYMQEVNGIQPSKWCGGCHDPAILLNGVMDRPIRENLHTPAAQAGLACTACHSIEKVKDTMGNSGYVIKYPPLHDIAASENPIIRNLHNYLIRLDPEPHKKSFLKPFHRENTAEFCSTCHKVHLDEPVNNFRWVRGFNDYDQWQKSGVSHQGALSFYYPETAKKCVDCHMPLVDSTDAGNINGKVHNHRFPAANTALPFVNQHPEQLKIVTEFLENKVVTLDLFKDGTPIPSSGTEIARGKDTRIDVVVRTRGVGHRFPTGTIDAFDIWLEVKATDENGKIVFWNGRIAAPDGNGPVDPSAHFYRAYMLDAHGNLINKRNAWAMRTVLYSNTIPPGAADTVRYRLEIPPDCGDRLTLEAKLNYRKFNWWHTQWAYAGVRDPEDTDFQVDKGYDDGKWVWTGDTSDVAGKIKAIPNLPIIEMASAKTTLKVVGTLRVPSTQAVEATALPSKSENIRERWNDYGIGLLLQGDLKAAETAFLKVTEIEPTYLDGWVNVARARIEEGDMQGAEAMLEKAFEIQKTLSPENPHRAKVHYFYALVQEADGNYDTAIEHLQHAAAQFPRDTRVRNKLGRMHFLKRNYETALAEFQKTLTVDPEDLDAHYNMMRCYRALKNPSLAAQSQKLYLRFKADESVDAITGIPRRADPDVNRERQRIHEHTNSYEPLLNP
- a CDS encoding glucose 1-dehydrogenase, with the translated sequence MRLKDKVAITTGAASGIGKATAILFAEHGAKVVVADIDEDGANQTVATIRDAGNEAIYVQTDVTISDHTERMVQETVSRYGKLDILLSSAGIAMRLPVGDLPEADWHRCLDVNLTGVYLCAKAAIPAMQKNGGGSIINLSSIYGLVGADVRAAYVASKGGVTNLTRGMALDYAEDNIRVNCICPGFVETPLVAGVIKTPAEYQDLADKHPMRRLAQPEEIAFGALYLASDESAFVTGIALPIDGGYTAG
- a CDS encoding ATP-binding cassette domain-containing protein, producing MIEVQNITKNYGPFQALRDISFQVDKGQIVGFLGPNGAGKTTTMRILTCFMPASSGRVTVAGYDVFKASREVRKRIGYLPENVPLYPEMTVTKYLTYMAKIRSVPRGNIKAQLDNAIEACGLTERRHQIIGQLSRGFRQRVGLAQALIHEPDVLILDEPTSGLDPRQIVEIRELIKALGKERTILFSTHILPEASLTCERLIIISRGKITGDVQLKDGRAVSRQSDVPDSSTEDLQPASSILALEVAGAPAEDISAALKNIENVIEVEQRSASTDTSITFHLHYTLATDIRADVAETIVGRGWQLLEMHTTEMSLEELFLSLTV
- a CDS encoding fumarylacetoacetate hydrolase family protein; the protein is MRLVTFQTKSTDSAPRLGAWITGDQIVDLTAVAPDMIQFFEQNCIADAQKHIDQAANSADTSDSIFSVADVQLLAPFPRPASLRDFGVFKTHMDAASRITGKEISQEWFKLPNYYRGSTSPSSIAGHEALVTWPNYTEKLDFELEWGVYIGKTGKNISIEEAPEYIAGYTVYNDISARDIQFRHMTLALGPAKGKDFDNSNIMGPCLVTPDEIDDPYNLRMIARINGEVWADGSTSDMYYSFAEMISFVSQSETLHPGEFLGSGTVGKGCGWELDRWIQPGDVIELEVENIGVLRNQIGEPEVNPAEWTEKGFENATQR
- a CDS encoding RNA polymerase sigma factor — its product is MEKDDVQLIRRILSGDDEAFTTLVGKYQKGVHALAWRRIGDFHFAEEITQDTFLQAYKNLATLKNPNQFAGWLYVIANNLCNRWIQKKKPAIQSLEDTPVREIDQSSYTHHVSEQRETETTEHRHEIVKKLLKRLPESERTVVTLYYLGEMKPKEIGKFLGVSMNTINSRLRRARKRLQEREELLIQEILGSLQLPTHLMESISRQVANIKPISPPPIGKPLVPWAAFGTAAILVMLALGVGNQYLAHYQRPYSFEAQSEPTIEIVDAPIVLDIDAKLALRNQIGRPVIRGKNNSTNVSADSENPSIPQSEKRFFGLTLAEIEEKIPELEEEIRTNLTKAVELYTKLRSTDGMAGISTEIAAWRDETWQEVKRLFQDVAYTGKILRYRSFLKVTGVEEDPILPGGWIYELMEPLPMGVEPGNASDIPSKQDDAKNSLNEN